A window of Phragmites australis chromosome 2, lpPhrAust1.1, whole genome shotgun sequence genomic DNA:
TTAGGATACTATACATGGACAGAATGTTAAACATGTAACTACAAATTGATGTCAATGAACTACATTTACTGAATAATGCAAATTAATCATTTGTCCAACAGTAAAATTTATGTGTGTTGAAGTGATGAAAAAGGTCTTCATCTGTCTTTTTTTTATCACTAGAGTGATGGTGTAGTAAATATGCACGCTTATACGGATAGGATAATAAttccccgatgataagaaaaTGCTCAAATGACTTTGCCAGCAATTTTATGGAATCGCTATAAGTTCAAACATTATAACTCCTATGATGGCATGACACCACACCCAATTAATAATTTCCAGGGCCATACTACTAGCCATAACCTTCAATGTATGTAAAAGAATTGCATGTAACTATCGCTAAGTCCCTAGATATGTTGGGGGACCGAAACTACCAAGAAATACATCCAAGCAAATCACTGATCCCATCTGAGGTACAtaagcatctaaacatattgTGCTAGCAGCACAAATAGAATAACTCACAAATTAAAGTCACTCGCAAACGCCTCACTAAGTGTCTACACAGAAACATGGCAATCAGCTAGCTAGTGATGCATTCTCACTGAGGATGATACGAAGAAAGGAACTGACTAAACCTCTACCTTAACATGCGCCATGGAGGATCCCAATTACTAGGTTAACTTTTACAGATGAACTACCCGCCCGTTAGCAAGCGGATAGACCTAGATAGGGATTAAAATCTTGCCAAAATTTTAGGGGAGGGGAACAAAATATCTAACTACAGAATTTTCTTTCACCGGTACGTGGGACTCACAGAGCGTGGGACGAAAAAATGACTGAAATTTTGCGAATTTTGGTCTTTTCACCTGTGaacgaaaaaaattgtaaaacgaaaaTGAAATCCATGGGCCTAGGTATGTACTCTAGTTTCAGGCTTTGGAATAATCATACAGCAGTGCATCTCAGGAGGCTAACAATTATATAACTATCATTTGCAAGCGAACGAAGAGCACAGGGAGAAACTGCAAATTACCATTTCCAGCGCACCTGTCGCACGGCTCCGGGTCCCCCTGAAACGAGACAGCAGAGAAATCACAAGTTCACAACCCGTAACAGAGACCAGCAGCCTGCCATTCAGCAAGAAGATAGAACAGGCAGCGGGAACGGCGGAAACCTTGAGGCCGAGAATGAGGGACAGGGAAATCGCTGAGACCACGGCAGCGGCGATGATGATCGTCTGCGTGTCGACTGGCCTGAGCAGGTCGCCACCGTAGGCGGCCGCAGCGAGGGCCCGCGGCGGAGAAGAAGAGGCGACGGAGGACGCGAGCGTGGTGGGAGGCGCGACGCCGTGATGCTTCCTGGAGGGGAAGGACGGCGGGGCGGTAGAGGAGAGGCGGAAGGAGGCGGAGCAGCGGCAGGAGCCGGCGGGGCAGAGAAGGGAAGCCATGGGAGGAGGATTGGGGGCCATGCGGTGACGTGGCAGCGATAGGAGAACGTTgttcggattttttttttccttccaagCCCTCGCCTTCTCTTGATTTCACTTATCACCCCACCGTTTCATAATATTTTTTGGATGATCTTGTTTTGAAACCACTGCTACCGAGTGTAATCTAGTGATCTCTCGAGAGAATAATTGTAAAGAAGACATAATTTAAGAAAAAACTGTTTATtatttattcatctgtgtttaaAATGAATAAttactctctctatatatagtgtcaaaactctaaaaaaaattaagtggtGCACATTAGGCCAAACTGCTGCCAGCCGGGCTAGCCGACTTGATGTGCCATCCTAGTGAGACTCCAGCATGTCGCAtgtcctcttttcttttgcaaaaaaaaccccaatCCAAACAATCGAACGTATTGTACTTGTACGTATTTGTATGCGCCGCATGTAGATACGATCTCCTAATTGGTTCCTTCTGTGTCTTTCAGTTTGTCGAGGGTAACGGAAGAAGCGTCGATGTCAAGTTTGTTCCGGCAAGCACCAGCTAGGATGGTCTGCTCAGCCTCGAAGAACTGGCAGCAGGCCACTTGTGGTCAATCTGCAGGCGGTTTATGGCGTGCAAGAAGAACGATGGGAAGGCGAAAAAGAGGATGGTGATGACCCATGTGATGGTTGAGATTCAAGTGTCGACCGACTCTTCCCTTATCAATGTGAGTCTAGTTCGGCTATCCGTTGCGGTTTCTCAATTTAGTGTTGGTTTGCATTATTTGGTGTAGGGGAGTGGTGTGGATTAAGGTTTAATGTAGGGGCGATGGAAATGTCGTCTAACTTGATCGCATTAGTAAATGGTGTTGGCAGGCTGGCAGCATCGAAGGAATTTCTCGGTACACACACAtcggagagggagggggaggttCAGCAAATTTGATCCAGCATCACGCTTCCGAAAGTTCACCATTCAGCTCTTGAACTTGTCAACCAGCTCGTCCATCTTCTCCCTCGTCTGCTTCTACATCTATGGGTGTCCGCTCTGAATAAAAGGCTTGCCAGTCTTCCAATaaactgaaatttcagcaaacaaataaaagaaaatggcATGGCACTCAGTGGTCTGGATTTCAGGGAGATGATTCTTTAGCCTTTATGCAATGCACAGATCTGGAGTGGGATGGGCGGGCTGCAAGATACAATGAACGAAGCAATTAGATGAAAGCTTAGTTAAACAAAGGAGGGGGGAGGCGCGATGCTCCTGCTACTGGACGAACGGGCTCCATATATGTCCACCGTCGTGGATGGCGTGTGCAAGCTTGCACTTGACACCAATTACACGAGGAGCGCCGACTTAGCCCGTCGCTCTAGACGAACTAAGCGATCGTATTTACGACGCGCACGTACAGATACTGAAGTAGAGAGCTGAACAGAAGAAGAGGAAACCGGTCTGTTATTTGGAGGGAGCTTTTTGAAAAGAGACGCCCACGCTGGACCATACATAGACGCCACATAAGTTGGCTAGGGCACACTTGCCACTTTGGACCTCAAATGCACCAACAAGTTGTTGTACTTGTTGTGCAGTTTACTCATAAACAATAAAAGATACAAAAAAAACACTGAATCAATATTAATTTAGAACTGAAACAGGTTTCATGAGGTTAATGTCAACAACCCCACACAGAACACTGCTGGGGAACACAAATGGACACTAAGGTAATCAGCCCTGATATACAGCCTCCAAAAACTACCTACAGGAAAGAGTTGCTATAAGAACCCTGTACATCAAACCAactgaaaattttcttttagagaAGCTGCAACAGATTGACTCTTTGCAAAGCCTCCTCCATGTACATGACCAAAAACAAAATAACTCGCATTGGTAGAACAGGACAGTGCCCTCATATACAGTTCGGCAAAACAAAAAGGCACACCAAAACAACGAATAGTAAGATAGACTTCGGCAAGGCGTTCTGCATGGTGTGGGTAAACTAAGATGATGTTCCTAACCATTCATTTTCGCAATGATCACAGAAGTAATTCAGGATCcatcacacaaaagtgaaatATCACCATCTTTAGTTGTAAATCTTCACTGCCTTCTCAAGTGAATGACGGTTCTGCAATTGTGTCAATCTACAGTCAGAATATGCCCTGCGTTCATGTAACAGTGACCCATAATGTTAACATTCCTTGGAGTGATACCTGACTGGCCAAGTAGGGCCTTTTTGGGGTAGTGGCTGTATGCTCCAAACCAAGGTAATGTTCCCATGCTCCATAAATATATTTCTGCTTTAAAGAAAAATACCAGGAAAAAGTTAGATAAGACTTAATTTTTCATTCAACCCTGTTCTTGCGAAAAAAGATCTGTACGACCCCCAAAAGGAAATATTAAACCACCTGGAATCGGCTCAAAACAATATCTGAATCTTGGAGGTACTCTGGCCGACTGAATGCAAAGTAAGCAAATTTCCACTGATCAAAGCAACATAACATCAGATAGCATCCAGTATAAGATAAAAAGGTATAAAATAGTGAAATGACACATAAATGTACACTATGCATTAGCTAATGTTACTCCAGCCAAGCCAAAATGTCCATAAGACAGTGATATCAGCAATTGTGCACTGGAGACGCATTAACGCTGCCCACATAATTCGGACAATATATTCGGcagtagggggggggggatgattaGCAAAGCAATAAGAACTAATAGTCAACAGAATAGCTATACCCGGAAGTGCTTAAATGATTTGTCAACATAAATTAAAGGCAGAAATCGATCCTATTACAAGGTTGAAACAAGTACCTTTAGAAACTGCTCATCAGGAACTTGAAGTCTCTTCTGAATCCGTACTTTGATATCCGACAAAGACTCTCCATCGTGAATCAGGAAGAAGAAAGGTTCTCCAAAATATTGAATGTGCTGAAGAGATAAAGTGACTAAGGTCAATAAAAGTAACAACTACTGAACCATGGTGGCTTCTCAGAAGGCATGAGAACAAGCACAATATTTGCATTAGGATTTACTAAAAAACTAGGTACATGGAAACACATATGGTAATAGAATCACAAACCCAGATGAAAAGCTTTTGGCAGGTCAGATACCTGTGGAAGTTAGAAGCCTATATAGTGGCCCACACAGGGTAATAGTTAGACCCCAGTCATTTTGACTACAGCAGTTAAATTGAACAATCTAGTGGTTCGgctaacaaaattttaactgTATGAAATCTCAACCTGCCCAAAGTGCATCAGGTGAATCAATGGCCAGGTATGATGTCCAAGGATGGTCTATGTGATGATAATCCTAACCTATAAATCGAATCATGTTGTACTACATACATGAAAAGTTCCAAATTCCAGCGGTAACCAGCTGGCTAACACCAAGAATCGGAAAAATCCAGCTGGATCCTGGGGGTACTGCAGACCCTGATAACAGTGTGAATTGAGCTCCTTTTTTTTTGAACTATGTTGCTGTAAGAAGTTAAAATAGTTGaaaatttgaaagaaaaaaaaagatgtgacAAGAATGGGATTGGACCGGCAAATGGTCTGCCATGGTCCGGGAAATGTTTGAAAAATGGTTAAAATCCTGCATGTATGTGGTTCCATTTACAATATCAAATCACTACAGGGAGCCTTGAAGTTTAAGGAATGAAATGCTTAAAGTTATGTACATGATTATCTTTGAAGAAGTGATAGACATGAACCAAACGGTCTCGAGGCCCAGCAATTTTCTCTTCTCCAGGAACCTGACAAACAATACAAAGTAGGACAATATGTGAGGGGTAGGCAGCAGTTTACTTTCGGAAACACTAAGTTCAATACTGGAAAAAAACTATAGCAGAAAATGCCAATAAAAGTTCCGTAGAATCCCCCTAGCATAATGGTGCATACCTCTTCAATACGAAGAGGTCCATGATGGTCACTAACTGAATCTAACTTGTCAGCAGGTTCATACACCTACAAATTACATGAAGCAATCGACTGATCATCCAAAAAAGGGCAACTTGAAAAATTCTGAACATCATCTTGATCAAAGATGGAGAAAGGCAACTTTCCAAATAAAGAAAGTGTAAAACTTAATGGACATACAAACATAATGTGTTACGTTCTTCCTAATCAAACAAAGAAAACGCCAATAAGAGTcacaaactcaccatcactccTAAACCCCACACCTCTCACAACCTCTGATGCaccatatcttttttttaaagggAAACAGTAGGGGAATCCCCTACTGTggtaaatatattaataaaaaaataaggaacTGTACAAGGAGAAAACAGGGAACTGTACAAGGGGACAAcaaagaggagagaaagagaggaagggGTTTAAAGAAGCGAAGAAAGCCAAGAAGAGACCAGGGGTCTCAAGGACACAGACATCCTTAGAGATTGTAAAAGACACCACCTTTACAAAGTTAACTTTCCAActagaaaaagaaggattaatCTTTCTGAAAATAAACTCATTTCTTTGCTTCCAGATAGTCCAAGCAGAGATGATGAAGATCTCCATGAAGAAAGGGCAATGAAACTCCCTTTTTGCCTTATGCATCATTGGGAAGAAATGAAGATGTTGGTCCCAAGTGATACTGACGAAACTCCAGCATCTGGAGGCAAAAGGGCAATCAAAGAAGAGATGGAGGCTGTCTCTTCTACCCTACTGTTGCAGAGCACACAGTTATAGTCATTTCCTTCAATTCTGAGCCTTTTCCTCTTCAGAAGATTTCTAGTAATCAGTGGGACTCGAACCATCAGCGGGGACTCGAACCCACCATCATGTTCTTTCAGCCAAATATATCTACATCATCAGTGGCACCAAATAGTAGGTGCACTGCTATCAGAGCTCCCACCATGATCTATAGTTGCGAGGCTGAGAGAACCCACAAGGGATTGGCAGTAGCAGGCAGGGCAGGGACATGAAATCTAATAATGTTTACACAATTAGGCTCCCACCAGGAATTAGAATAACATAGTCATTTACTATCTTCCCTCCCAACACCCACAACCCACCCACTCCCCCAAAAAAACATTGGCTAGATTGGTGTGCTGCTGTCAGAAATACTATGTACCGTATTAGCTAAAATGGCATCTGATCTCACCCACCTACATGCCCTTCGCAACCTCTGATGCACCAAATCTTTGGAGGCATCAGCAGCACCTCAAGCCCCACGTTCTGAGCTGCCAGCCAAAGGTACTCACATATTCCAGTAGCCCCTGGCAGGTGCACTGTTATCTACAGTCCCACTGAGATCTATAGTTGAGAGACTGAGAGAACTCACAAGGGACTGGCATTGGCAGAAGAGGGGGCTGGGCAGGGACCTGGAATTTTACTAACATTCTTGCATTTTGGCTTCACAAAATATAATTAGATTTTAGTATAGTATCTGGATCACCCCTATATATTCAGTTTGGTCCTTGACCCCATAATTTTTCAGTTTGGTCCATCACAGACTGGTGCACTGCCTTCAGAAATAATCTCTACAGTATTAGTTCAAAGGGTAtccatataaaataaattatcataaCCGTTAATGTCCAAGGGCCGAAACGTTCGCTCAGTCAAAAGTACTCGAGAATAATTAAATCGAGAAGGATATCTTCCATGGCATCATCGAACTACTGAAGTACCTTGCATATCTTGTGAAGGTAGACATCAAAAAACCGGAATTCAGCATCCTTACAAGAAAGCTCAACCTAATAAAGGAACAAATGAAGAATACAGAATTAATTCGCTATGCCCACACCAATTCAAAGAAATATAACAAGTTACTGCAGTCAATTCACCTTTGACTTCAAGTTTTCAATCAACTCAAGAAGAGTGCTGCTTTTTGGTGATCGGATAGAGTGAAATGACACCTGACAAGTAAGCATTATCTCAGGACATGGTCAGGAAAATATAAGCAGTTGCAAGCACACAATGGGTACAAACTAACCTCATTGTTTGTAGCATTATGAAAAGCAACTCTCAATGTTTTTAGACCTTCCAGTTCAGGCAAAGGAATGTCCAGTATCTCATAATATAATATGTCACACATCTGCTAAATCAAAGGAAGCTCAAGTAATCTGAACAGAAATACAGTACATCAGAACACTCGAAAAAAGGGTCCCAAACCTGACTGTGATGATGTAGCATATCTGAAAGATGATCAAGACCTCTGTATTTGATGTAATGAGGTTTGGGTTGCTGAGAAAATGGATTATGTTGTGTAAGCCGAATTTTAGAAGGATCGTCCAGACATAGTTTATGAGCAACCTTCTCAACAACATCATCATATGTTGAGCACTTTGAACTTCACAAGTAAAAAGTTAAAGTTAATGTAACTATTGCTGCAAGAAAAAATATCAGTGATTGGATGCAGACTCAAAAAAATCCTAACACATACAGCTCCAGAGAGAAGTCATCTCCTTTTGGCTTCTGAAGCAATCTGAAATGAACAACCTACAGAAAACAGCAAATAAATTATCAGAGAAAACAACAAGTAATGAATAGTAAACCATTAGACAACAATcagtaaaataaaaaagcaGAATGTAATTTTTAATGTGATGCCATTCGCATTAACAAAGCAACATCTAACATCCTTTGATCAGAATTTAAAAACCAGAATCCGTTTATCTTCGCACAATTATGTCATGTATAATATTGTCCTCATAGAAACTAATAAAAGTAATTTGATAATTTCATTTTACAACAAAATTGAGATCACTGGAGGCCTGCATTCAATTGTGCAGTCAACGGTGTTCTATTTTTTAGTGATGAAAATGCTTGATATTATTTTGGAGCAACTTTTACACATttgatttctaaaaaaattggcaACCAGTTCGAAAATGCAATTAGCTGAGTCTGACATGTAGGTCCTAGCCCTGCACGCGTATGGACCTCCAATAAAAGTTCTGAAAAATCAAAACTTTTCCAATGGCATTTATCCAAATTTCCCTTTTGAGATAATTAAAAGtgtataatatatttattattcgCTACACATAAAAAAACTCATATCACCCACACACCAACATAAAACCCCAACTTGGCATACAAGAAAATCGAGGAATTCCAGAATTGAACTCATGACCTCCCTTTGAGTGCATTAATTTGCTAGTTGGGTCAGAGTCAAATACAGAAATGTTAGCACTTTTCAAACTTATTGAAATAATAATAACGGAAGAGAAAAAAGCAGTTAAGGTGTTGATGAAACCAGTGCAGTAACCCGAAAAAGAAAGATCAATCTCCAAAGTGGCATTTATATTGCTATTTACACTGGAACttgaaataaaaaactaaatggCCTACTCAGGAATCAATAGAACTATCTTGCAAGATACTCTGGTGTAAAAAATCTTGTCATTTTTACATCCATTCTGACGTTTCAAAATGTCAAGATTGGCCACATGAAAACAATGAACATATTTGTTCAAAAAGAAGTAATTTCATCATATAAATAGACaatcttatatattttttgccaACACGCTGTGGTAATtaatagtagtcaaagttgcaTTTTCTCAAGAACGTACTAAGCATAAGTTTTTTGGAGCAAAGGGAATATGGTTGCATGTCAACTTATTAATTTGCATGTCTTTATCTTATTCCTAAGTTGTTTTCTAGAAACTTTCGTCGCAAACTTGTACTATAGTAACAGAAGAACTTAGTTTCTATTCCAACGACTGTCTTTTCAATCATTCTCCCTGTAACATataacactaacaccatcaaCACATCAGATGTTTTTTATCCATTAGTGGAACCAATCAGCAATTATTCACTATTTACAGCGATATGAGTCAATTATGCAGGGTATTGGCAGTATACCAAACAAACGTAAGGTTATAAGGCTAGGGGCCATGTTTTCTCCCATCCTATTTCCTATAAACTACAGATTAAAAAATATGGCCATTGTCAAGGATGAATTTGTAATTTTGCATATTCCACAATTCCAACAAAGCAAGACGTCAACAATCCAACCAACCATCAAAAGACATTGTTGTTGACATGAGCCCACGTTCTTGACAAGTAAAATTAGTCATTGGTAATCATAAAGATAATGGCATAGTATGCAAAGACCTACCATTGCTGATGTTATTGATAGAAGGCACATGGCCACAAGAGTCATAGGAAGTTAACAGTTTGCAGAAAGTATGAGACATGTGTAACGCTAGGTAACCAAAGAAAATAACTGCTCCAAAAGCATATGCCGCTAAGCCTCATGCCACAAAAATAACCTGTCTATTATGTATATACTCGAAGAATGAAGAGACACTAGGATAGCGATATTGATCCATTTTATCTGGCGAACAGCGTTTTTGGTAGCATATTATGTCACCATCTTCAAGCTGCCAGCAGCACACAAGAGGGCATAAGTAAAGCAAAGATAATTATCAACAAGAACAAAACATTAATGTCATAATGGTCCAAACCTGGCTCAAATGGAAAGAAACCTCAGTATCGATTGGTAAGCACATCACACTTGGTTCAAACTTTATTTCCTACAGAGGTTTAAGGAAAATAAGTAGAGTACCACAAAAACTTTTTGAGATTTAGGTAATGGTCATCTGCATTTAGAATGGTAATAAGCACAGCTGAAGGTCTGATACTCCAGCAAAATTATATCTAACCTCATACAGCTCAATATCTTCATCAGGCGGAAATCCAGCGATCAAATTCAGCCTTTTTACTATATCCGATGGTGTCCCTGAAGCTTTCACGATAAGTTTTCCGACATATCTGTTTCGTAATCACAAAGTATCTATTCAGCTTGGTTGAGTTACCAATAACTAAACAAATAAATAGCTATATTAGGGAGATAGAAATGAACCTCAGCTCTTCCTTTTCGGGATCATAGAGCTTGAGGAAAAGTAATATATCTTCCCTGGTCTTTACAGGAGGAGCAATTGGATGATTCTGCTGTATGTGTCATAAGCTATGTTAGATGTTATACAAGTAACAAGACCAATGCAAAGTATGGTTCGGTAGATGAATTACATCAATAAAACACACTGAGCAACTAAAAGCAATTGAACAAGTAGTTAATCACTTAACCTGTCCAAAATGAACCTCCAAGAACAGCCTTACTTCAGAATTCTGTAACTTGTTTATTGTTGCATCTTTAAGCAATCCAATCtgcccaagaaaaaaaaacatttcattAATTGTGAATCGAGATAAGTGACAAATATAAAACAAATGGAACTTTATACAACCAACAGAACTAGGGTATATCTTAAAAGTGGTCGACTTGATAGTCCATGAATTAAGGAAATGGATACTTAATCAAAGCAGCATATGGATTTGATATTGCATCGCCCAAATGAATGATGAAGAGAATATGTGCTGAACACATACGACCCGTTGTGGTTACATTAGCTATCAAGTCATACCAATATATATTGTGAACCGATGCTTGCATATACCAATATATAAACTATTGATTATTTGTTTCATCACCAGGTCCTGTGCAGGTTAGGGTCCACCTGTCGGGGCACCAAGCGCCCTTTTAAGGCTGGGTAAGGGTAAGTCCACCCCTTAACGACAACAAATTCAATTGTAATGCCTGTAAGGTGGGGGAGTGGGAGGGAAAAAATGACTCATGAAATTTGCAGTTTTATgttctattttttatcttttacaGATCCAACATCCATTGTGCAGGTAGCGGCAATTATCACAGTTGTTCTTTTAAGGAGAATAATTTGAATGTTCCTCTGAAAAAGTCCAACACCAACACTATAAGAAGTAACATATTTTTACATATGCCAAATGGATAGAACATGCAGGAAGCAAACCTGCCAGCTATTTTTCAACATTAAGTCCCTTGAAAGTTTAGGAAACAAATAATCACTGTCAAGTAAAGTTAGACAACTAATATATTGCAATAGTTTACTTACAGCAGAT
This region includes:
- the LOC133908845 gene encoding uncharacterized protein LOC133908845 isoform X2, translated to MAPNPPPMASLLCPAGSCRCSASFRLSSTAPPSFPSRKHHGVAPPTTLASSVASSSPPRALAAAAYGGDLLRPVDTQTIIIAAAVVSAISLSLILGLKGDPEPCDRCAGNGLILCKKCAGSGYSKRL
- the LOC133908845 gene encoding protein BUNDLE SHEATH DEFECTIVE 2, chloroplastic isoform X1 — protein: MAPNPPPMASLLCPAGSCRCSASFRLSSTAPPSFPSRKHHGVAPPTTLASSVASSSPPRALAAAAYGGDLLRPVDTQTIIIAAAVVSAISLSLILGLKGDPEPCDRCAGNGGTKCVFCNDGKMKVESGVVECRVCRGAGLILCKKCAGSGYSKRL